From the Quercus lobata isolate SW786 chromosome 6, ValleyOak3.0 Primary Assembly, whole genome shotgun sequence genome, one window contains:
- the LOC115950046 gene encoding secreted RxLR effector protein 161-like — protein MTIEEEKTMRQVPYAFAVRSLMYTMLCTRPDICYSVGIVSRYQSNPGPKHWEAIKHILKYLRRMREYMLVYRCEDLIPIGYIDSDFQLNLDFRKSTLGCVFTLGGGAISWSSVKKSCIVNSTMEAEYVVACEVAKEAVWLKKFLSDLGVLRMEQVPITLFCDNSGAVSHSKDLRNHKKGKHIERKYHIIRDIVAKGDVVVAKIDSANNLADPFTKTLPQRTFESHLEGMGVRLVHNSL, from the coding sequence ATGACTATTGAAGAGGAAAAGACAATGAGACAAGTTCCTTATGCTTTTGCAGTGAGAAGTCTTATGTATACCATGCTATGTACTAGGCCAGATATTTGTTATTCAGTTGGCATAGTCAGCCGATATCAATCAAATCCAGGACCAAAACATTGGGAAGCTAtaaagcatattctcaagtaTCTAAGGAGAATGAGAGAATATATGCTAGTTTATCGATGTGAGGATTTGATACCTATTGGTTACATAGATTCTGATTTTCAGTTAAATCTTGATTTTAGAAAGTCCACTTTAGGTTGTGTGTTCACCTTGGGAGGTGGAGCCATAAGTTGGAGTAGTGTTAAGAAATCTTGTATTGTCAACTCCACCATGGAAGCTGAATATGTTGTTGCTTGTGAAGTGGCAAAGGAAGCTGTTTGGCTCAAGAAATTCCTTTCTGATCTTGGTGTTTTGAGAATGGAGCAAGTTCCTATCACATTGTTCTGTGACAATAGTGGAGCAGTTTCACACTCCAAGGATCTAAGAAATCACAAGAAAGGAAAGCATATTGAAAGAAAGTACCACATCATTCGAGACATTGTTGCTAAAGGAGATGTAGTAGTAGCAAAGATTGATAGTGCAAATAATCTAGCAGATCCATTTACCAAAACCTTGCCCCAAAGGACTTTTGAGTCACATTTGGAGGGAATGGGAGTTAGATTAGTGCACAATAGTCTTTAG
- the LOC115950048 gene encoding uncharacterized protein LOC115950048 → MEDQQQTMCIGKKRALTEPFEELEEERDKAIADEVRKLLEAGFIREVYYPDWLANVVMVKKTNGNWRMCVDFTDLNKACPKDSYPFPRIDTLVDSTARHQLLSFMDAFSSYNQIKMDESDQEKTFFITSQGLFCYKVMSFGLKNAGATYQRLMNKMFAHQIGRNVQVYVDDMLVKSLHEEDHLDDLRETFNTLRLFNMKLNPNTCAFGVTVGKFLGFMVSQRGIEVNPEKVRAIMELEPPRTVKEVQSLNGKIAALNKFVSRAMNRCLPFFRTLRKSFEWMDECQMAFNNLKMYLSSPPLLSPSVQGEELYLYLAVSQVAVSAALVREEDGTQKPVYFTSCALRGAEERYPQMEKLVFTLVIAARRLKPYVQAHKIVVLTDKPLRKAMDSPEVARRMALWTIELNEFDIQYRPQTAIKGQAVADFIAEFTLGEGQLVEEKEQWNIYTDGSLNRRVGVVIQTPQGDKIQCMIRLDFPTTNNEAKYEALVAGLDLAKAAGAENIIVHYDSQVVTSQINGDYKCKNDRMKRYLEEVKYRISNLEVEFIQIPREENEWADHLAKAASVEFMLVPEQAGVLPDKKGATRKLKVQALRLMLIKDVLYKRGFSRPYLRCLCQEEEDYVMREVHEGICGNHLGARSLVHKLIRVGYYWPTMMKDVQAYVQSCDKYQSTFRDFYSELGIKNHYSSPAHPQANGQVEVTNWSLLKIIKTRLEGAKGIWPDELPSVLWAYRTTTITSTGETPFRLAYGTEAVIPAEVGLTSYRVESYDEDKNKEAICLQLDLVDEVRAAAEKRLACYQNLMAKHYNNKVRHRDFQVGNLVLQKVMGAVRDPSQGKLSPNWERPYRITSWQRNGTYHLETMDGQKLQHPWNTEHLWKYYQ, encoded by the exons ATGGAGGATCAGCAGCAAACTATGTGTATCGGGAAGAAGCGAGCATTAACAGAGCCATTTGAAGAGCTAGAAGAA GAGCGGGACAAGGCCATAGCCGACGAGGTTCGGAAGTTACTGGAGGCAGGTTTCATCCGGGAAGTATATTATCCCGACTGGTTGGCTAATGTTGTTATGGTTAAAAAGACCAACGGAAAttggaggatgtgcgtagatTTTACAGACCTcaacaaggcttgccccaaaGATAGCTACCCGTTCCCACGGATAGATACCCTGGTGGATTCAACTGCAAGACACCAGCtcctaagcttcatggacgctttctctaGCTACAACCAGATCAAGATGGACGAATCTGATCAGGAGAAGACCTTCTTCATCACAAGTCAGGGATTATTCTGCTACAAGGTGATGTCTTTTGGACTCAAAAATGCTGGAGCAACATACCAAAGgttaatgaacaagatgtttgcacaTCAGATTGGCAGGAATGTTCAGGTTTATGTTGACGACATGTTGGTAAAAAGCCTGCACGAAGAAGATCACCTAGACGACCTCAGAGAAACATTCAATACGCTCCGATTGTTcaacatgaagctgaatccgAACACATGCGCATTCGGAGTAACGGTGGGAAAATTCTTGGGTTTCATGGTAtcccaaagaggaatagagGTCAACCCGGAGAAGGTGCGGGCCATAATGGAGTTAGAACCACCAAGGACGGTTAAGGAGGTCCAAAGTCTAAATGGAAAGATCGCAGCTCTAAACAAGTTCGTCTCAAGGGCGATGAATAGGTGTTTACCATTCTTCCGCACTCTAAGAAAATCATTTGAGTGGATGGATGAATGCCAAATGGCCTTCAACAACTTGAAGATGTATCTCTCGTCTCCACCGCTACTCAGTCCATCCGTGCAAGGCGAAGAACTCTACCTTTATTTGGCCGTCTCACAAGTCGCAGTAAGCGCAGCTTTGGTGAGAGAGGAGGACGGAACACAGAAACCCGTCTACTTTACCAGCTGTGCACTTCGTGGAGCAGAAGAGAGGTACCCTCAGATGGAGAAGTTGGTTTTCACGTTGGTAATCGCCGCGCGAAGACTTAAGCCATACGTCCAGGCGCATAAAATCGTTGTCTTAACGGATAAGCCACTGAGAAAAGCCATGGATAGTCCAGAAGTAGCAAGAAGAATGGCTTTGTGGACAATAGAGCTAAACGAATTCGACATCCAATACCGCCCGCAGACAGCCATAAAAGGGCAGGCAGTAGCTGACTTCATCGCCGAGTTCACTCTCGGGGAAGGCCAGTTGGTAGAAGAGAAAGAACAGTGGAATATCTATACAGATGGATCCTTAAACAGACGAGTCGGAGTAGTGATCCAAACTCCGCAGGGGGATAAGATACAATGTATGATCCGACTGGATTTCCCAACAACCAACAACGAGGCAAAGTATGAAGCCTTGGTCGCAGGGCTAGACCTTGCAAAGGCCGCGGGAGCAGAAAACATAATTGTCCACTACGATTCACAAGTGGTGACCAGTCAGATCAATGGCGACTACAAGTGTAAGAACGATAGAATGAAGAGGTATTTAGAAGAAGTGAAATACCGAATCAGCAACCTCGAAGTCGAATTCATTCAGATCCCAAGGGAAGAGAACGAATGGGCTGACCACCTAGCAAAAGCTGCGTCAGTCGAATTCATGCTGGTTCCCGAACAG GCTGGGGTGTTACCAGACAAGAAAGGCGCCACAAGAAAGTTGAAAGTCCAGGCATTACGGCTCATGCTGATAAAGGACGTCTTATATAAAAGGGGTTTCTCTCGACCGTACCTGAGGTGTTTGTGCCAAGAGGAAGAAGATTACGTGATGAGAGAAGTACACGAGGGTATCTGTGGGAACCACTTGGGTGCACGATCACTTGTACACAAGTTGATCCGAGTaggatactactggcctacAATGATGAAGGATGTGCAAGCCTATGTCCAGTCCTGCGACAAATACCAGAG CACGTTCAGAGACTTCTACTCGGAgctagggatcaagaatcactactcgtcACCCGCACACCCACAAGCGAACGGGCAAGTCGAAGTCACGAACTGGTCCTTGCTCAAAATAATCAAGACCCgtctcgagggggcaaagggtatctgGCCGGACGAACTACCTAGCGTCCTATGGGCATACCGGACCACAACAATAACATCCActggagaaacaccattcaGACTTGCATATGGAACCGAAGCTGTCATTCCCGCAGAAGTGGGGCTCACGAGTTACCGGGTGGAGAGCTACGAcgaagataagaacaaagagGCTATATGCCTCCAGCTTGATCTAGTGGACGAAGTCAGAGCGGCAGCAGAGAAGAGGTTGGCGTGCTATCAGAATCTCATGGCGAAACACTACAACAACAAAGTAAGGCATAGGGACTTCCAGGTCGGGAATCTTGTACTACAGAAAGTAATGGGTGCCGTTAGAGATCCTTCACAAGGAAAACTCAGCCCCAACTGGGAAAGACCCTACAGGATCACATCATGGCAAAGGAATGGCACCTACCACCTCGAGACAATGGACGGACAAAAGCTGCAGCACCCTTGGAACACGGAGCATCTTtggaaatactaccagtag